The stretch of DNA atacttatgtcaaaccaaaactccaccttcacataaacgtatattaccccatacttttttaagcacaattacatcactAACCACCACCATCAAGAATTATTCTTTTTATACAATACAActatatgtatttttttttttttcaagtggcttttattgaaatatttttttcttctttcttttcaaaacggtgcacctttctccttatttcatttgttccactcaaaagccaaccaccaccccacactttaagttttACATAATTAatcacaattcaagtgctcatgagaggtgacaaggttcaaatatatggccaattcaaacaaagggtaaggcttgtaatatggttacaaaagaaacaagattataggctcaaaggggttaactacgttatATGACATTTaggcgggtaaactatatatatatctagctCAACAAAAaaatacctatatcacttcctagaatgaacaagactactatttcccTTTACACACACAtggggtaagttctagacatcaaatgccatgcacagaatacatacagacctcacacacacatggcacataactcactcaggattggttttatcacgacactctagtcaaagcagttaagcaaatttaagaatctacgatttaagatacttatactagagtcaaaacagtgagcctaagtgtcacaaccagagtactcactattctcaaggcataacaaagtcaagagatatcgctgcaattcaattcatagcacaGTGGTTTCTACTCCTAAATATTAAAACgaactacacctggttcaactaaaacccttggaaaagaaccgtggtatatagaaaaaccaagggggcattactacactacctacaagaaaaagtttttggttttttttctttagacttaattccctcaagaaaattgtctaggagATCTATCGCCGAGAAGAGTACaacttttctatttttattttatttttttatatcagGCTAAGAAGACACTAACTCAAAAAAATAACTAAAACAAGACTAATATTTACAAGCTACCACCCCACCCTTATTTCATGCAATGTCCTTAGTGCATACTCAAAcagacaaaacaaaaaaaaataacaagTAGGGTGTATGAAAACTCCCTGATCAAGCTTCATCATCGCCTTCATCCTCGAAGGCTGCACATTCCTCATCTtcctcttcatcatcatcatcctcatCCGACTACTCCGGCTTGGCCTCGAACTGCTCAGCTGTGTTGACATCCTCATCCTCTGGGAGTCTGTAGCCATCACCAAGCCCAACCAACTACTGAGCATGAGCATTGAGCGGGAAACGCTCCTCCAATATGGCCCTCTCCTCTATAGTGGCCGAACGTCCCCCAATCTGAAGCTGCAAGTCCATCATCCCATATAAATGGGCCATAAAGCTGTCATCACGAGCATTGCACTCGGCACCTGTCATTGATGGCATGTCAGTCTCCTCCTTAACCCGGACGCTTGTAATATCCATTAGTCGTAGGGGCTGATCAATGATGTGATCGAAAGCTTTCTCCTCCTCCACCTCTTCTTGTCTCAAATACTCTGTTAACATATTTGCAAAGGGCATTCGATAAATTCTCTTACTAGTTCTTACTTGAGTCATCTGGTAGCAGATCAAATGACCCACCTTCACCCTCTGGCAAGTCATGAGGAAATATAGCACACACGTCCTCTCACAGTTAATAAGAGTCTGATGATTGCAAGGTAGAAGCCATGTATTAATCAATTTTAGCCATACTTGAGCCTCTGCCCTCATCTTCTTCTTGGGGAATTTCCTATGACGATTGGTTTTCTTATCCCGAACCCACGCCGCCATAGAATTGACACCACAAAGAGTGTCTCAGGTCTCGATATGTAGGACGGGTGATGAAATTGTCCAAGGGTTCCTGAGGAACATCTGGAACACCTAAGAAATTGCATATTGCTGAGGCTGAAAAATCTATCAACCTTCCCTGAATGGGCACCATTTGCTCAGGATCCTTTGGATCAAAACCGGCATAAAATTCTTGAACCAGATTGACATTGATATCCCCGGTATTTTTGAACACATAATGCAGGCCCAACTCATTAATACCTCTCCAGATTGCTTGGTACTTGGCTTGTAGGCGACGCTCATGAATAGCAGATTCCGGATGTATATATCTCGGCCTATAACATTTGTACCAGTCCTTAACATATGGAGGTATGCTCTAGAGTCCAAACTCCCTCTGTCCTTGAGATTGTGGGCGAGTGGCTGCTATAGCTGCCACTGCTTGCAGTCCTTTAACTTGAATTGAAGTGGCTTCACCCTTTTTCTCTTCTTCGGTAGAGGTGCGGAGGGAGCCTTAGCCTTAGACGGAGCAGTGGATGTGGCCTTGCCTTTACCGGTGTCCTTCCTTGGAGGCATGTTTGTATCTACACAAGTGAGCATTAATTAGTTTAGGACGCATTGCAAAATTCAAAACATGGTCTTGCGACCCCACACTTAAGAATTCAACACGTGATTTTCAACAATTTCtgaggttactcagacttcaccttaTCTTTTCTTAGTATGAGAATCAAGCAATGACACATGGGTGCTTCCCCCAATTTCGAAGCATCGGGCTACCAGTGAGCCACCCCAAACTTCAAATTTTAAAGTGGTGCACGACTACATAGCACCAGTCTTACAATCTTGGAGACTCGATATTACATACCGTACCTTTCTACAGAGGATTTGTGAccataagaccccgtaagtttaataACCTTGATACCATTAGATACattttgatatggtatttatattgagtggaacatttttgtaaaaagtttgaaaaatatgattttatatagttattaatattactactttcgaatatattttaaattatacacataatatgagaaagtttatgagattttctttattgtaaaagttagaaattattttctcacaacaaaagaaggttatctttttaccattttaagaattaagcgtacgaaaatttgtactctttatatgagattagaaaaattagaagttgagaatatatatatatttttacatggatattttaataaaataatagtatatatatatttacacggatgttttaataaaataatagtgtatgtattgattttatatggtaccacatgaccacgatagtagggtatatataaagtgtgttaaaagtgggtAGTGTGTTAACTAATTTGAGAtagttcttaattatgtggataattagttaattaataatttttgtgAAAGATTAATTAGATAATCATAAAATTTTGGATCAGTCTTTTACCCccccccccaacgtggcagccataTAAGTGACACTTTGATGGGTTTAAAGTATCTTagattcatgttttgatgatctaacaaacttattgtTAAGAACCAGATAAAGGACCTGATGTACACTTGGTATATATCTCTATCAACGGACTCAAGCTAATGTGTGCTGTATGACTTCAGACAGAAAAGAATCAACTCAGGGACCTGATCCCTTTGAGTTTTCCTGACAGCAGTACGAAGTCAACTCTACAGTTGGAAAGTGACTGCCTGCACTGTACCATATACAGTGCAGAAATAGTGCAGCAGTCACTTCCCATTGGGAAGGGATTTTTTCACCAACCAAGTGTTTACATCATCCAAGTGATGTCATCCAAAGGATATTAACAAGAAGCCTTACAACAAAACATCACTTGGAACACTTGTGAAATAATTCAAGCATTCAAGATCTGATAATCAAGCATTGAAGTCACAAGTGCATCAAGAATAAAGTACAACACTACTACGGACCAGTTCCTACACTACTACGGACCAGTTCCTATAACAAGTCttttgtatgtccttagttgagttgtatcTTTATATTAGTTTTTCATTATAATTCATACTTTgcttatttagaagctttaacTAGGAACCACCAAAAATCATAAACCCTTAGAATTTGTGTCGTGACTAGAATTAGTCATGAGTTGAAGTCTTTGTAATAGGTGTAttgcaaagtggcttgtaataggtgtattacaagttagtgagggattaaaagtttaattccTAAGTTACAATAGGATGTAATCTAAAGATTGCTAAAGTAGTGAAGTTTAAATCCTACAAGTGTAGGTTGTGATTTTTTATCCCCTCGAGCAGGGATGTTTCCACGTAAAATCTcatgtgtcatttacttactgaTTCATTAGCTATTTCTGTGGGAATTGGTATAGGACCaggtctctatacagtttggtggactcaTACATTCTattaattggtatcagagcaggttctttctaaaAGGTTAACACCTAGAGAGGATCCTCaccatggctgctccaccaaacttcgagGAAGGACAATCAACCTACAGGCCCCCGAGATTCAACGACCAATACTATGGCTGGTAGAAAACTCGAATGCATGACTTCATAATAGCAGAAGTCTCCGAGTTATGGGATGTTATTTGTGATTGTCCATACGTCCGAACAAAGAAGGTAGGAGAACCTGCTGTAATGGTGCCTAAAACCAGGAAAGAGTACAATGATGCCGACAGGAAAACTGTAGAAAAGAACTTTCGCGCCAAATTGTTTTTTGTGTGTGGCATAGGACCTGATGAATATAATAGGATCTCAGCCTGTCAATCCTCCAAGGAGATATGGGAAGCTGTACAAATGGCACATGAGGGAACCACTCAAGTAAAGCAGTCCAAGATCGATATGCTCACCACTGAGTATGAGCTCTTTAAAATGAAGGATGATGAATCCATTCAAGACATGCATACTCGATTCACTtccattataaatgagttacacTCTCTTGGAGAAATCATTCCTAGGAACAAGCTCATGAGGAAAGTTCTTAGAATTTTACCCAGCTCCTGGGAGAGTAAAGTGAACGCTATTACTAAAGCCAAGAATCTGCAAACACAGACTATGGACGAGCTGGTTAGAAATCTGAAGACCTATGAGATGAAGAGAAAGAAGGATAGTGAAAGAAGAGAACTAAAGaaggagaagaacctggtactCAAAGCTGAAAACAATGATTCAAGTGAGGAGGATAGCGATATGGCATACCTTACCAGAAGGTTTCAGAAAATGGTTCAAAGGAATGGAGGTATACCAAAGGGAGGTAGTTCTAGCAAACCAAAGAATTATGACCTCTGTCATAAGTATGGAAATCCAGGGCATTTCATCAAGGACTGTCCTCTTCTGAAGCAAGTAATAGCAGAATAGTCATATTGTGATCAATAATTGATTGTAGAAACATATTAATATTATAGTTTGCGGTTGTTTGTGACAAGTTACACTTGAAAATTGATTATGAACTATAGCATAATGaattataatatagtatatattgttacaacacaaaatgttataaaatatgaatttgATTATAATATATCGTTAGATTGTTGTAGATTTATTTTGAAGTAATGATTCATGCATAATAAAGGTTTATAATGCATTTTTATTTAGTTGTATAGGTAGTTTGACGTTGTGATATGTATGGTTGTATAAATACTATGATGAAATTCATTCAACTTAATGTAAGACAATTACCACATATTGTCATGACTAATAATTGCACTGCTAACAATGGCTATCGTGATAACTTTTGGGATACTAACATAAAAGATATACGATTGTGTATATAGTTTAATATAGTATAACTATAATGTGTTAAGGTTGTATGATATTGATGAAATTAGGTGTTTTGTGGTGTAGTTTTAGATAATTGATTTTGATTAATTGTGATAGTAGATAATGACGTGTAATAAGTAATATAATTAATGTTATGTAATAAATATGATTAAAATGTTGAATGAAGTTGTGTATGGTATATGATAGAGaagttaatatttataatatagtgatacatgtacATGCATCTTTAAGCATTTACCACcatgctacggccggtcgggcagttaccaccgattgggcagttatgtatcattgTTTACCGtcggttgggcagacatgcatattcatttaccaccgagctacagccggtcgggcagtcattcatttaccaccgagctacagccggttgggcagttatatatttaccaccgagctatggtcgatcgggcagttaccactgatcagttgggcagtcatgcatcatacgatatggataatagtctcaaagagaagcattgtatatatgtaagtataataagtatgcatatacgatgGCACTTCAAaaattcaggttgattcttatatgttttTAATTAGTGTTGACTtactgttatgtttcagttctgccttacatactcagtacgttattcgtactaacgtccttttaTTGGGGACGCTgtattcatgcctgcaggtatagataatcagttcgacgggccctcatagtagacgggattggcattcagcgaaggatcggtaagactccacctcaatcggagtgcaaccgagtctatgagtcatcgtgtcaaagTTTTACCACAAACTTATGGGTAGGCCagtaccctatcccatttgatgtcaaataatcttagaggctttgtagacagaggttcattttgtacagtatgtcagaggccttgacggcccatatgtattcatgttttaagaaaaattgTTCAATGATACAGTGTTGCCCACTTACActtgtacattatgagttgtggccatgttggcccatgatagttacaaaaggaatgagtttagccaactcgacctatgtatgttctagttttggtcgaatgatcatgagttacaTAGTGGTTCGCTCAGGCCAGCTCGGCACcgagtgccagccacgcctccccaggtttggggagTGACACTCGGGCTCCAATGGGGACAAAGAATTCCTTTGAGGCATTATGACAAATACTTAGCATGCACTAGTGCCATGGGAGTGCTTGTAGGGATGAGGAATTGCCTCACCCTCCCAAATCGGATTGGGAGTTCCATGCTACCACTTGTTCACACAATAACAACACCATTCCGATGGGGTTCATGGGGTTGGTACACACAAACACattgttacaatgaagaacaactCCAAAATTTGTATCCAATGACAAGGATTCACCCAATTCGAAATTGCCAAAGAATGGATGTAGAAATCATACCTTAGATGTTTAAGAGGAGGAATTGCCCTTGAATTGCTGTTGCAGGTGAAGGAAAGAGCAGAAAATGCTTGTCTTCAAAGGGTATGTGAGGGAGGGTTCTTGAGGCGTGAGTGTGTGAGATTGTTATGAGTGATGTTTGAGGCGTTTAGTTTATGTTTTAAGGGAGGGGTTTTAAAAGGAACAAAACAAAAGGATTAAAAGAAAACCGGAAAAAATACTTACCTGGCGATGCGAGGCTAATGGCGCGCTATACCCCGTGCGAAGCGAGCTCCAACGCGAGCTGTGGGGCGCGTGCTGCGAGATAGTACACGCATTGCACCTCGCTGTAACCCATTCCCATGCGAGAAATAATGATGGCGACGTGAGGTTTTCCGCCTGGCCAAGCTCGCTGGGGACCTGGCGATGCGAGGTCCAGTGCACGATCTACCGAAATTGCCTTCAAACATGTTAGTTCCTACAAACGAAAAGATAAATTCTAATTACTCTGaaaatcaactacgaattgggttgcctcccaatgagcccctgatttaacgtcgcggtacGACGTAGGCAATCGACTTAAGGCTCGTTCAACATTGTTGGCTCTAGCAAATGAGTCACCGATACTACTTTCATCTCATCGatgcccaaataatgttttaacctGTGACCATTGGCTCTGAACTTACGAGAACCATCTTCTGAAGCAATATCTACGGCTTCGATGGGATGAATCTCTAGCACACaaaatggtcctgaccatcttgacttcaaTTTGCCCGGAAACAACCTCAATCTCGAATTGAATAATAATACCCGTCTCCCGGCTTAAAATTTTGCTCAAGAATGTTTTTGTCGTGCACCGGTTTCATTCTTTCCTTATATAACCTTGTACTCTCAAAAGCATGATAacggaactcatcaagttcatgcaGCTCTGTGACTCTACTAGTTCCAGCGGCCTCCAAGTCCAGATTTAATTGTCATAACGCCCAGAAGGCTTTATGCTCTAACTTTATCGGCAAATGACatgcctttccaaacaccaatttatacGATGACATACCAATCAGAGTTTTGAATGCAGTGCggtaagcccatagtgcatcatccaaTTTTCTCGCCCAATCGGTCCGAGTAGCATTTACAGTTTTGGTCAAAACACTCTTGATTTCTCTGTTTGATACCTCGACTTTCCCACTTGTTTGTGGGTGATACGGAGTAGAGACTTTACATATTTCTCCAACAACTTTGCAAAGGCTCGGTTGCAGAAGTGGGTGCCCTGATCACTGATGATAGCTCTTGGAGTGCTAAATCGGGTGAAGATGTTCTTTCTCAGGAAACCAATAACTACCTTTGCATCATTCGTTGGAAGTACCACAACTTCTACCCATGTCAAGACATAGTCCACCACTACAAGTATGTACTTGTTATTATATGAGCTGACAAATGGTCCTATAAAGCTGATTCCCCATACATCGAATACTTATACCTCTTTAATTGGGTTCATGGATATCTC from Nicotiana tomentosiformis chromosome 11, ASM39032v3, whole genome shotgun sequence encodes:
- the LOC138902104 gene encoding uncharacterized protein, with protein sequence MHDFIIAEVSELWDVICDCPYVRTKKVGEPAVMVPKTRKEYNDADRKTVEKNFRAKLFFVCGIGPDEYNRISACQSSKEIWEAVQMAHEGTTQVKQSKIDMLTTEYELFKMKDDESIQDMHTRFTSIINELHSLGEIIPRNKLMRKVLRILPSSWESKVNAITKAKNLQTQTMDELVRNLKTYEMKRKKDSERRELKKEKNLVLKAENNDSSEEDSDMAYLTRRFQKMVQRNGGIPKGGSSSKPKNYDLCHKYGNPGHFIKDCPLLKQVIAE